The stretch of DNA GATGTCTTTTTTGCACTTAAAATAATGGATATTTTACCTCAGAAAATACCGCACTATAGGGATTTTACGTCAAATCAAGGGTTAAACTGAGGGTGAGGGAAGTGTGAGGTAAATTTTCGGCGTTTCAAGGACTGGTCCCGCTCCGGAACCACCCGCCCGACTTAATCCGGATCGGCTCGGTTCGGATTATCGGGGTAATGGGTTTAATTAGTGTAAACACGATAGTGAAACCGCTGGATTTCTCGCGAGACCAGAAGAGTGGCGCGCGTGCACGTGAACCAAAGCAAGAAAAAAGGCCGCGGAGAGACTAGGGCTAGGGGCGCACGCGCACAGGACCGGGGCGCGCGCAGAGCTTTCCCGCCAGCAGAGGCGGATGAAACAAAGTACACAATTGGCTAAGACGTATCCCGTGACTGCGCTGTCAACTACGCAGAGGGAATGCCGGAAAACCCGTGAGGGGATTGGCTGAGGTGGGGCACGTGAGTCGTGCACGTCAAAACCATATCCTCCGTGGCGATCGAAGGAAAGAATGGGCAAGAGGATCTACTATTGGGTAGAAGGAGGCACGTGAGAGAAGGGAAGCGCCAGCGGTCAGCGAAAGGAAGCAAGGGCGGGGCTAAAGGAGATAAGTAGGCTGTTGATTAGCCGTGAATTAAGGGACCACCCGCTGCTTCCATTAACAGCTAGAAGGCCAATCACAAAGCGTGCTGAGCGCAGGGGATGCTGGGACAGCAGTGCGGACACGTGCGGCCCGGCTGACCCGGATCAGGGTGTTAACCCGGGCAGACATAACAGCGCCTTATTTGGCGATTGTTTTTGTAAACAGTGATTTGTTTTCAAGCAGATGTGTAacttatagaaataataatgtatctaaataaacaataatgcgacatataataaaacaaatattttatattttatatgcatttatatatcaAATAGATATACTTTTTTGGAGACAatgcccttttttgtttttaaataataaggTAAAACCAAAGAGCTGAAGACATGGGCAACACcgcccccatatatatattagctttaactgttttttttatatatagagagagagatcgATATTTACGGTAGTTATTACGGTTAATCATAAACTTTGATTACACATTACCTGGGagctctcagggtttttgcccccaATCCccaggtgaaggggcagattctgagGGTCGCACGATCTGGAACCGGTTCCTTCTTATTCTACCGACTGTGATCATGCATGAACCCGCTGTGATCATACACGTGTccaatttggtgtttttggcCCCAGCATGTTATGGTTGatgtccctgcttgaatgcaggtatCTCAAGGAATCTTTAAATAACAAGTGAAGGTTTTCATGGCAGCCGGTATTAGGACCCTTTGGCGAGTCGCTCCATGGAATCttcatgatgggctattaaaagTGTTAATCTTACTACGGTTTTACTCAACACCTTATCTGCCCCCTACCTCTCCTAGGAATCATAAAAATCGGGTGAGCGGGGAGGCTACACAGTCACAAATATTGAGCAAAACAGCGATGTCAGACCAGAAACCCAAAGGAGATAAAAATCTgtttgtacaaaataaaaataaatacatgtaacactttatttcaatagaaaaaaacattgcatacatatgatgtcatgtaaTGTATGATGTAATGCATGATGTCATGCTCCAGGAAGAGCAGTTAAAACATATTCCACGTAAACCGGCGCAGGAAGCGTCCACATTCGGTGTCTCTAATAAAGTCTGTTAGAAATATTTCCATTAAAATCCCGTAAAATAGGGTTTAACCCTCGCAGTTCGGGGGTTGCGTTGAAAGGACGCACCGTGAAAAAGTTTGTATAAAATCCCGGGACGTGTCGGCTGGATTACACGGACCCCCCCGCCCATGCCTGGTTTCTGGTCACGGGGTCGCCGCGCCGTTTATCTCTGCGTGATGCGGTTTGCGGTATTTGCACTGGATCCACACGCGGTACATCGTCAGCTGCTTTCCCCGGTTCACCTGCAGCCGCCGATCCACGATGTTCTGCATCTTGTGTAAGCCGGCGTTGGTGAACATGTCCCCGAGCTCATCTACACAGAACCGGAAAATCACAGACATCTCTCATATCTGTACTGGACAACGACTCTGCGAGGCGCAGCACTGTAAAGACTGCGGCGTTCAACACACCGAGAGCCTCGACTCCTATTACCCCATGTAGGAATCTTCACTGTATTTTGGTATCGCCAGGATACGGGTCAACTGTGGCCTAATATTCTCAATGCGTATGGCTAGgcagaggatggtagataagcggaacagcctctgagcagatgtggtagaggctacTACAGAGAACTAATAGCTGAGAATCAGAAATCGATTTAACAATCATAGGCTGCCTTAGTCCTAattcaattaattaattttctAAATATTCTTAATAAATCGCAGCTAACTCTTGAGGagctacattttatattaaattcatGCTGTCTAGTGAAGTTTTatattactgagagggtggtagataagtggtgcggcctcccagcagaggtggtagagggtaacataGTGAGGGGATTGCATGGGATggggatacggctcctgaatctaagacgagaccaacgactgattaaggttagagtctagacgggggccgatctgcctgcagATTCTAGGTTTTAACCCCGTCCCCTTCTGTAAGCAGACTGAGGATGCTgagagttgtattttttttttttttttttttaccttgtgtGAAGAAGTAGACTCTCGTTCCATCTCCTCTCACATAAAAGTTTTCAGAAAGACATCGACCTGAGCAAACGCAAGAAGAAAAACGCGCTTATTTTAAGTTCCAGATCGATGCTGTCGGGGGGGCAGAAGCCGTCGGGTCTCCTACCTTTCTTGAAGCGGAGCTGAGCCACGTCATAGCGGCCGTAGTCCCGCAGAAGCACGCAGCCTCCCGGCTTTAGCAGTCTGCTCAGGCGGTTTATAGCGTTCTGCATCCTGCCGGAGAAGAGCGGAGAGATTAACCATCGCAGGGCCACGGGGGCCACACTGCAACGGGACATCCGAGCATCCAAAACTCTGCTCTGCTAGACTTATCTTCCTTACAAGACCCTCTTTCCTGCTACCCCACGCTGTGACACCCCCCCGCTGTCTCACTATTACCCCAAGAGCATTTTAAGACCCCCATACATTCCTGCTCTCATaacaaaatccccccccccctgcctgATCCTTACGTTCTTTCCATGAGTTCAGGCTCTCCGCCTCGCTCATCACCCCCGCAACCCGCAGAATTCACCGTCCGTCCCAATATTCAAGAAGAATCTCAAAACCCCCTTACCCTCCGCTACTACCCCCCGCtagctctcccctttctccataCCCTATGTTtctcctcaccccattccctgtAGATCGTATCGGTTCGTCATAGCTTTAGctgaccctttgaatgtagggactgtaagaagtgcgGCGGGAACGGTTGGCActatcaggggagggctggatTTCACCCAGGGTTCCGGAACTCACTTGTTTGGGAGGATGGCGGAAAGGACGAAGATCAGGACGATGACGTCCAAGCTCTCCTCCGGGACGGGGAAGGCAGCGTGCTCGTCCGAGAGGTCGTGGACGAAGGCGAGGCAGCGAGCCGGGTCGTACTGCGCGTTACTCTGCCACGAAAACATCGGCAACGTGAATCCCCCCCGACACACTCAGAATTCCCATCGCGGGGAGACTTAAACACcttttacagttaaaaaaaaccccacgaTATTCTGATTTTAAACCGATAatggcataaaaaataaataataatctatatataaataaaataaataataataataataataatatatatatatatataaataaaataaggacTCCGTACGCAAGGATGAGCGGCCAGACCCCACCTATAGTTTTCGGTGCCTATAGAAGAATTATTCTAGAACtagatgtatttattaaatagtaCTCGGCTCTTGCAAAGAAGACCGTTTGGGTCATCTCCACGGGAATTAACTAATCTGCGTTGTCAGGACAGTCAGGATACGTCTTGCTGAAAGAATAGAATAAGAGAGATTTTTCGATTGTCTGTCCCTAAAAAAAGGTGCTATATATTACGTTTCTAAAGAAAAGTTCTGGCTTAAGGCATGGATGGAGGGGtaacacaaattaaatataatcactgaaaatatatatccctgtaaatatatacaccccccccctaaatatatACATCCCCCCGTACCTTCACAAGTTCCACCGCCGTACTGGAAAAATCGCAGCAGTACACGAAGAGGCCAGGATCGCTGAAAAGGGGAAATGGGATAataattcaaaaacaaaaaataaaataaaaatatattataattatatatatatccatcccACTAACTGATGCTATCCCTATTAAGAGCGCTGGGTGGGCTTTAGTACACAGCTTGCCCGCTGTCATCAGCAATAATAAGAGCTTTTACCATTTCTGTTGATTTGAGACCCAATACGGAGGCGGCAAAGAGGAAAACGACTCACGTGTTGTTCTGTAAGATCGGGAACACCGTGTTTCCAACGCCGCAGCCAACCTGAGAACACAAACGGTTAAAAGCAGAACGTCAAATAAAGTACGCCGCAGCTTTCGTGGGCATCGTCAGCAGGGTCcggttggtatccctctaggccaggggtgtccaacctgcggccctccagctgctgcaggactacatctcctatactcctcagcctgccccttagctgaaagagcattatgggagacgtagtcctgcagcagctggagggccgcaggttggacacccctgctctaggcACAggagagcaaggaggtccacacCTGTCCCcacctttacacttggggtgGATCCCAAGAGATCCCGAAAGGGTGAAGTTTGGAATATTATTAGATTTGGGAACGTGGCAGGAAAGAGACAGAGGGGGGAACTGAACCCGGCAGAACCCTTCTGAGAAAGCGTGAAGTCATCCGCGTAGCGTGACCTCAGACTGTGATCTCACGccaaagaaaagagaaagtaGGATCCAAGAAGCGTGATCTGTAACCgcgaacacacacacaacggAGACGAAAGGCTGCCGTCTCTACCTCCAGAATGCGATACGTGGCGGAAGCTCCCGGGAAGCCGTCCTCGGCGCCTCCTTTCACGTTCCCCCCGCTGAAGCTCTCCCGGTCCGGAGCTCCTCGCGAGGTGTCCGCGCCGCTGCCCTCCTCCACCGCCGCTCCATTGTGGATCCCGCGCCGAGAGGACAGTTCAGGAAACTCCGTGAAGAGCCAGTGTCTGTCTTTGAAGAATTTGTTTTCGTGAACGGTGTAGAAACCGTCCCAGAAGCTGCTGGCCTGGTTCTCGTACTCCTCTGGAGAAGGATTATTACATCATAGGATGTTACCATAACAACATTTACAGGTCATGCTGTCAGCCCCCCAAATTAGTTTATTCCAAGTAATAGGACCTCTAATGAGGTTTCTTTGAGCCCAAATCACCATCTCCTCAACCCCCCATTACCTTGCTTCTCCGGGGGCACCAGCTGGGAACTGTTCTCTTGGACTCTGGTGCGAGCCGTCCATTCCTGCTCCTCAGACCACTGCACATTGTCCCTGGAAGACAAGAAGCACCCAGACTGAGAACACCACCAAATTTCAAGCAGCGAAGCAGGGACACGAGGTGGGATTCCCTGAGAGACATCAGCCGTCAATATCGACGTCTTCACGCAGCCCCTCGTCCCCATATACATCCCACCGCAACCTAAATGttgtttctagattgtaagcttgtctgcccaggaccctcctcacctgtccTTTCTGTACGTCAGATGATGTACATCAGGACTTATGATTTGGGTTTACAAACACAAGTAATTAGAGATTTATAGTATATTTCCCTTTATCAGATTGCAGTACTAgtttaataaagttttaaagttCGCATTGTCTAAGTTTCATTTAAccaagagggtagtagataactggaacagcctcccagcagacgtgtTAGAAGCTAATTGAATTTGGATTCTTCTATGTCAGTGCCAATACTAGCACAGCTGCCAATACCCTGGGTCAGCCTTGGGATGGCTGAGAATTATGGGAGCTGTAGTTTTCTAGCAGCCCCCTGCCCTGTGTGGCAAGCTGCTGCCGCTATAATAGCCCCTGCTATTGCCCTATCTCCTCCCTTCCTCACCAGGCATTGTGCTGGAACACCCGGCTCGGGTCGTTAAGATGCCGGTTCCCAAACTGCGGTCTCTTCCCTTCCATTCCGGAGCCGGAAGCCGGCGTTGCTCCAGAGATCGCGAACGCGCAGGGGAATAACCAATGAGTGAATGGCGCGGGGCGTACCGATTTAGGGGTGAGCCAATCACTAGACAGGCTCCGCCTACACAGGAAGTGGCTCAGCCTGGAGCCCCCACGTGTGATTACAGAGGACATCAGGCTCTGAAGTGACGGCACTGTGCACCGTTACCGTAATATCAACAATCTGCACAAAAAACACGgggttaaattataatttattaaacatttgagtcatattattataaaacaacAGGGCGAACATTTACATATTAACATTAAACTCATCACATTGCTGGCTTTtcctaaaatacacatttaacccaatttcctttaaaatttatttttattaacaaaatttATAATCGGGGGGTAATCTGCCcagagattggggcaaaaaccctgagagttcccaggaatgatTATATTCCCAGTGCTGTATGAGGATCAGATGGGAAATAATTACTGCATCACAAAAACAACGTGAtatcaaattaattaaattaacctgaAATATATCGGTTATTTTGTACATTATTTTGTTACGCTTTAACATCCCACGttagtttcttgtttttttttcttattgcccCGAATTATCCCCACTCCTCATTTCCCGTCCCGCATTTATCTCCATACGTACTTTGATAGCCCTTTAAAATCTATACTGTGGCTTTGGACGCCTGCTCGGTTGGCCCGTATTATTTTACTGCATTTATTAGTTAATAATCAGAAACTGATTAAACAATCATAAGCCGCCTTTGTGCTTATTAATTAAACCACGGCTAATCAACTCTTGCAGAGCTACATTTCTTTAATATGCGTTAATTGTATGTTAAATTTGTATGGTCTAaggttgtttttgttgttgttgagggtggtagatcagtggaacagtctcccagcagaagtggtagagggtaatacattgAGGGGAAATTGAGAGCGAAATTCTATGAGGATCGCGAGAGTTGTAGTCCGATGTCGTGTCGTTACAATTGTGACACGTACCTTGCGATGACATCACTATTCTATCGTGACATAAGACACGCGTTCTTTAAGTAAATCTTTAGGGCAGAAATCCTTACTTGACTGCATAACGAATAAAGCTTCCTAATCCAGAGCACAGAGGTCGCCGGGAAAGCTGCAGCTCCGCCGTTTGGTTCGTGTGCAGGAAGAGGCGGAGGAACGAAGGAGCAGACGGAGGAGGGAAGAGGCAGAGAGCGAGCGATCGTCCCTTTTAAGCCTGCGCAACCTCTTGAACGTTCTTTTTATCACCCGTATCCCTGATTAAAACACTGCGATGAATGCTCCATGTAAAAACTATTGTTTAGACgagccctttaaatgggggggggtatggAAAATGTGGCGGGCTGTGTTAAAGGAGCCCCAAAGGATTTTTTCGgggaacagtaaaaaaaaaaaccaaaaacctcAATGTTTTACTGATCCCTGCAGTGCAATTCCTAACATTCCCGGTGGGATTCACGGCATGGTTAACTCAGCCGGTTGCTTCCTCATATTATCACtgccaataaaataaacacaaagacCAGGGCTTAGATTCCGGAGCCAtatgcctttcccatgcatgtttaaattccttcactgtattagcctctaccacttctgctgggaggctgctccacttacccACCACCCTCTTGCATTCAGACGTACACATCGCCCAACATCACTGATTCAttatcctttcttctttcacgtATTCCTTATTATTAagggttattaatattattattcctGCCCTTGGAACGTGGCGTTCCTCACACTCCGCACAACATTGCAACCAGCAGGTATGGGGCTACTGATAGAAGAGCCTCTTCTGTCTCAACCAAGGGAACACTGGCTTTCTTAGCCCACCTAGGGGTTTTTAATTGTTGCCCATTGCAGCCTATTGCCCCAGGTCATCAAATATTGTCTCCGGAAGATCAATGGCCAGTTTTATGTATGGCCAGTGGAAATGTCATGTTGAGGGTATTTAATAGCCGGTTTTAAGGGACAGAGGTTGCCTTTGGAGGAATGGAAAGGGCTTGTGTCCTCTGGCTTCCTCTGGTCGGGTTGAGGCTTCTCTTCCAGGTTCATCATGCTGTCCACGTCGGCCGAAGCTGGTGGCAAAGCTCTGGCGCCATCGGTAGTGGAACCCTTGACTTGAGAAGCTAAGACCGAGAGAGACTTGGAGAATGGGAGAAATCACCGTGTTCTCCAGCTCATTGTGCATGCGCCTTACTGTTGAGTTCTagccagggataggcaaagcgTCCGGAGAAGAACACCagtgtccgtggcaaggtttATGGTGGACGTCATTAAATAGTCCACCGCACGCCCCATTAAATGCCCGCCATGAGCAATGTTGATGCCAACCCCTGGTTCTAGCCTCGTCGGCCTCAAGGAAACTCCTCAGCACCAGAACGAGGAGACAATCCGGACTTACCAGAACTCGAGGAACCCAAACTGATCAGTGACACATCGGCACGTTATAAATTGTTGAGTCGTATGGATGTCTGTTACGTAGGGTCCTGAATTTTCACTTTgctgagggggtggtagataagtggaacgtaCTTTCAGTAGAAATCCTGATATATATCCCACGGCCAGCGCAGAGTATCGCCCAAACACTAAAGCACACATATTGACATTCGCGCATGCAAAAACACAAACTCTGGCAAAtaaccacatacacacacgcttcACCCACACAAAGTTATTTACGGAACGCCGTGTCTCCATGGAGCTGGAAGCTCTGCATTAATACATGTCGCTTACGCCTCTAGCAGACTCCGGGGAGGAATAACGATGGACACTCAAGGCAGCCGCGGGCGATTGTATGTCTTATGTAACCGGGGCAGTGTATTGCGTTTAATTAACTAATGCGCATACTCACCGGGGGCTTTGTTCACGTAGTCTGAGCCGGGCAAAATCTACTAGGAGATGGGGTTTGACCTTACGGCTCCCATCGAAGACTTCAGTGGTCTCTGTCGTTGGACCTGGTGGCCTCGGAGCCATCGGCCTCATACAGAGCGCAGCGACCGTCACGCGTTGCTCACTTGACGGAGTAGAAGCACGACACCTTGGGCTTAACAAATTAAACGATATCGCTTCCTTTCCACGGATCAGATCTCAGGGACATCAGCTACCAAGCGGAGAACGTAGGGCAGGGGGCGACCCCAAAACATGGTTTGATACGGCTCATTAGAAGGGTAGGAGGGCAAGTTGAAGCCCTTTAGCCTCATACTCACCCTGGCCTTTAGTCTTTTGGCCCTAGCTTATTCTAGAACTTATGGTATCTGGGGTACAAGGCTACATATGTGGGAACGCTCAGGGTTTGCCCAGGAGTCTCAGTGTTCTTgctccaatctcagggtgaacgGGCAGATTCTCCAGGTTACacagtctgactccttcctattctccccccgctgtgatcatatagaAGACTCCCAGCTGGTGCTTTTgcccccagtatg from Spea bombifrons isolate aSpeBom1 chromosome 13, aSpeBom1.2.pri, whole genome shotgun sequence encodes:
- the METTL2A gene encoding tRNA N(3)-methylcytidine methyltransferase METTL2A; this encodes MSSVITRGGSRLSHFLCRRSLSSDWLTPKSVRPAPFTHWLFPCAFAISGATPASGSGMEGKRPQFGNRHLNDPSRVFQHNAWDNVQWSEEQEWTARTRVQENSSQLVPPEKQEEYENQASSFWDGFYTVHENKFFKDRHWLFTEFPELSSRRGIHNGAAVEEGSGADTSRGAPDRESFSGGNVKGGAEDGFPGASATYRILEVGCGVGNTVFPILQNNTDPGLFVYCCDFSSTAVELVKSNAQYDPARCLAFVHDLSDEHAAFPVPEESLDVIVLIFVLSAILPNKMQNAINRLSRLLKPGGCVLLRDYGRYDVAQLRFKKGRCLSENFYVRGDGTRVYFFTQDELGDMFTNAGLHKMQNIVDRRLQVNRGKQLTMYRVWIQCKYRKPHHAEINGAATP